In Bacillota bacterium, the sequence ATTACAATCTGGCCGAAGCAGCCGCCGCCGATGGACCGAAACCGTACTATCCGGTGTAAGCAGTGCAGATTCGTATTCTTACCCCGGGCAAAACCAGAGCCGCTTTTATCGCTGCCGGAAGCAGGGAGTACCTTAAACGCCTTAGGCCCTATGCCCGCGTAGAGTTGGTTACCCTGCCGGCCGTGAAAATACCGCCGCGGCTGAGCAAAGCCGACAGCCAGGCTATCAAAGCGGCCGAGGCCCAAACCATACTTAGATCTCTCCGGCCGGGTGAATATCTGATTGCTCTTACCGAAGGCGGACAGCAGTTCACGTCGCTGGAGCTGGCTGCCTACCTGCAGCAACTGGCCGACCAGGGCCACAGCCGCTTAGCCTTTGCCATCGGCGGGCCCCTGGGGCTGGCAGCAGATATCCTGCACCGGGCCCAAAAGCAACTCTCCCTCTCCAGCCTCACCTTTACCCACGAACTGGCCCG encodes:
- a CDS encoding 23S rRNA (pseudouridine(1915)-N(3))-methyltransferase RlmH, which gives rise to MQIRILTPGKTRAAFIAAGSREYLKRLRPYARVELVTLPAVKIPPRLSKADSQAIKAAEAQTILRSLRPGEYLIALTEGGQQFTSLELAAYLQQLADQGHSRLAFAIGGPLGLAADILHRAQKQLSLSSLTFTHELARLILLEQLYRSFKINAGEPYHY